In a single window of the Candidatus Eisenbacteria bacterium genome:
- a CDS encoding leucyl aminopeptidase, with translation MDNALPTLRVRSGSPSAVRADLLVVPVSSDDVRGALRKLGRSAAATTRRARAADFRGRPDDTLVHHDDRGAIMLAGTGGEADLDTWRKLGARARREAERSGARRVAIYLGRAIERRDVLAAVSEGFLLVGYRFDRYKIDRKASKVTSLALLGEGAPRPAVWRPVVADAAAMARLVFAARDLVNEPPSIATPSFIAKHAERLAVETPGLKVEVWAGRRLEREGLAGLLAVARGTHEQPRFIQLSYAPRGARRRVALVGKGITFDSGGLSLKPAKSMETMKYDMAGAATVLSAVAAVARLGLPVAVTAYAPTTENLPGGGAQKPGDVIKFMNGKTAEVLNTDAEGRLVLADALALAAKAKPDAIVDLATLTGAARVALGTSYAAILGNDQATIDSLIAAGRSVGEPLWQLPLAKEYKDDIRSPIADVKNVGGGEAGTITAALFLEEFVGDAKWAHLDIAGPAFAEKDTSLGGRGATAFGVRLLVEWIRGLVR, from the coding sequence GCCGCGCACGGGCGGCCGACTTCCGCGGCCGTCCGGACGATACGCTCGTGCACCACGACGATCGTGGAGCGATCATGCTCGCCGGTACGGGTGGCGAGGCGGACCTCGACACCTGGCGCAAGCTGGGCGCGCGCGCTCGCCGCGAGGCCGAGCGCAGCGGTGCACGACGGGTGGCGATCTACCTCGGCCGTGCGATCGAGCGCCGCGATGTGCTGGCAGCCGTCAGCGAGGGATTCCTCCTGGTCGGCTACCGGTTCGATCGCTACAAGATCGATCGCAAGGCGTCGAAGGTGACGAGCCTCGCGCTGCTCGGCGAGGGCGCGCCAAGACCGGCCGTTTGGAGGCCGGTCGTCGCCGACGCTGCAGCAATGGCGCGGCTCGTGTTCGCGGCGCGCGACCTCGTGAACGAGCCCCCGTCGATCGCGACGCCCTCGTTCATCGCCAAGCACGCCGAGCGACTCGCCGTGGAGACGCCCGGTCTCAAGGTCGAGGTCTGGGCCGGGCGCCGGCTCGAGCGCGAGGGTCTCGCCGGTCTCCTCGCCGTCGCACGTGGCACGCACGAGCAGCCGCGCTTCATCCAGCTCAGCTATGCGCCGCGGGGCGCGAGGCGACGGGTGGCGCTCGTCGGCAAGGGCATCACGTTCGATTCCGGCGGGCTGTCGCTCAAACCCGCGAAGTCGATGGAGACCATGAAGTACGACATGGCCGGCGCGGCGACGGTGCTGTCCGCGGTCGCCGCCGTCGCGCGCCTCGGGCTGCCGGTCGCGGTGACCGCCTACGCGCCGACGACGGAGAACCTGCCCGGTGGAGGCGCGCAGAAGCCCGGCGACGTCATCAAGTTCATGAACGGCAAGACGGCCGAGGTGCTGAACACCGACGCCGAGGGCCGACTCGTCCTCGCCGACGCCCTTGCGCTCGCCGCGAAGGCGAAGCCCGACGCCATCGTCGACCTCGCGACGCTCACCGGCGCGGCCCGCGTCGCCCTGGGGACGAGCTACGCGGCGATCCTCGGCAACGACCAGGCGACGATCGATTCTCTCATCGCCGCGGGCCGGTCGGTCGGCGAGCCGCTCTGGCAGCTCCCGCTCGCCAAGGAATACAAGGACGACATCCGCTCGCCGATCGCCGACGTGAAGAACGTCGGAGGCGGCGAGGCCGGTACGATCACGGCGGCGCTCTTCCTCGAGGAGTTCGTCGGTGACGCGAAATGGGCGCACCTCGACATCGCCGGCCCGGCGTTCGCCGAGAAGGATACCTCGCTCGGCGGACGGGGCGCGACCGCGTTCGGCGTTCGGCTCCTCGTCGAGTGGATCCGCGGTCTCGTGCGCTGA
- a CDS encoding CCA tRNA nucleotidyltransferase encodes MGDRGRVATDVVRRLRAAGYETYLAGGCVRDRLLGREPGDFDVATAAPPEVVRKLFRRTVAVGAKFGVILVLEGDAQFEVATFRSDDAYIDGRRPSAVHFATAEKDAQRRDFTINALFQDPISGDVIDFVGGQADLRAGIIRAIGDAGARIAEDRLRMLRAVRLAARFAFRIEPATHAAIVAAAASVTDMAAERIGDEIVKMLTEGAARTSFELLAATTLLDVVLPEVAAMRGVEQSSDYHPEGDVWTHTLLLLEQLAAGTSEALALGCLLHDVAKPRCQSRREDGRITFYGHPDVGAEMAIAIVQRLKRSRETWERVAYLVRSHLRLVQAPEMRLSTLKRMLAEEGFDDLLALARIDALASNKDLQFVEFCERRRRELAAAVRPQRLLGGDDLIAMGFAPGPRLGEMLRALETAQLEGEVTTREGAETWVRERFGA; translated from the coding sequence ATGGGCGACCGGGGGCGAGTCGCCACTGACGTCGTCCGGCGGCTGCGCGCCGCCGGCTACGAGACGTACCTCGCGGGCGGCTGCGTGCGCGACCGCCTGCTCGGGCGCGAGCCGGGCGACTTCGACGTCGCGACCGCGGCGCCGCCCGAGGTCGTCCGCAAGCTCTTTCGGCGCACGGTGGCGGTCGGCGCGAAGTTCGGCGTGATCCTCGTGCTCGAAGGCGATGCGCAGTTCGAGGTGGCGACGTTCCGATCCGACGACGCCTACATCGACGGCCGCCGGCCGAGCGCCGTGCACTTCGCGACGGCCGAGAAGGACGCGCAGCGCCGTGACTTCACGATCAACGCGCTCTTCCAGGACCCGATCTCGGGCGACGTCATCGACTTCGTGGGCGGCCAGGCGGATCTGCGCGCCGGTATCATCCGTGCGATCGGCGACGCGGGAGCGCGCATCGCCGAGGACCGCCTGCGGATGCTGCGCGCGGTCCGTCTCGCCGCGCGCTTCGCCTTTCGCATCGAGCCCGCGACCCACGCGGCGATCGTCGCGGCCGCAGCGTCGGTGACCGACATGGCCGCCGAGCGGATCGGTGACGAGATCGTGAAGATGCTGACCGAGGGGGCGGCGCGTACGAGCTTCGAGCTCCTCGCCGCGACCACGCTCCTGGACGTCGTCCTGCCCGAGGTCGCGGCGATGCGCGGCGTCGAGCAGTCGTCCGACTACCACCCCGAGGGTGACGTGTGGACGCATACGCTGCTCCTCCTGGAGCAGCTCGCGGCCGGCACGTCCGAGGCGCTCGCGCTCGGCTGCCTGCTCCACGACGTCGCGAAGCCGCGGTGCCAGAGCCGTCGCGAGGACGGGCGGATCACGTTCTACGGCCATCCGGACGTCGGCGCCGAGATGGCGATCGCGATCGTTCAGCGCCTGAAGCGCAGCCGCGAGACCTGGGAGCGCGTGGCCTACCTCGTCCGCAGCCACCTCCGGCTCGTCCAGGCGCCGGAGATGCGCCTTTCGACCCTGAAGCGGATGCTGGCCGAGGAGGGCTTCGACGATCTCCTCGCGCTCGCGCGCATCGACGCGCTCGCCTCGAACAAGGACCTCCAGTTCGTCGAGTTCTGCGAGCGGCGGCGACGGGAGCTCGCGGCGGCGGTGCGCCCGCAGCGCCTGCTCGGTGGCGATGACCTCATCGCCATGGGATTCGCGCCGGGGCCGCGGCTCGGCGAGATGCTGCGGGCGCTCGAGACGGCGCAGCTCGAGGGCGAGGTCACGACCCGCGAGGGCGCCGAGACGTGGGTGCGCGAGCGCTTCGGCGCCTGA
- a CDS encoding alcohol dehydrogenase catalytic domain-containing protein: MRALVCDVSVPRQVVSGLLGRLDKRFFFGPFSPAALKDIPEPELPADDWVVIQTRLCGICGSDYKQMFLNGNMDNPMTAIISFPQVLGHEVVGTIAKIGPAVTTRKVGDRVVLNPWLSCGPRGITPPCPECQRGQYSICRNFARGIIPPGIHTGNSSKATGGFAPLVPAHESMCIPIPDGVSYEQAVLADPFSVSLHGILKRPPQPGATALVYGCGTLGLLAIAILRHVHPDVRVFAVARFEHQRRIAERFGAHVVLPHEPVRELIERIASETGAQVLKPWFGLPWLYGGGIDVIYDTVGFPETVEAGVRIADSRGAIVITGVEAPKRFEWTPLYFKEIAVIGSNAFGVEEFEGRRRHAMEIYLELVKSGRIDVTPILTHRFRLDDYRDAFLACGEQRESGAIKVLFDFDGNGRPGASRH; this comes from the coding sequence ATGCGAGCCCTCGTGTGTGACGTGAGCGTGCCGCGACAGGTCGTGTCCGGGCTCCTCGGCCGTCTCGACAAGCGATTCTTCTTCGGCCCGTTCTCGCCCGCCGCGTTGAAGGACATTCCCGAGCCCGAGCTTCCCGCCGACGACTGGGTCGTCATCCAGACGCGCCTGTGCGGCATCTGCGGGAGCGACTACAAGCAGATGTTCCTGAACGGCAACATGGACAACCCGATGACCGCGATCATCTCGTTCCCCCAGGTGCTGGGGCACGAGGTGGTGGGCACGATCGCGAAGATCGGACCCGCGGTGACGACGCGCAAGGTGGGCGATCGCGTCGTGCTGAACCCGTGGCTCTCGTGCGGGCCGCGCGGCATCACGCCACCCTGCCCCGAATGCCAGCGAGGCCAGTACTCGATCTGCCGAAACTTCGCCCGGGGCATCATCCCACCCGGCATCCACACGGGGAACTCGAGCAAGGCGACGGGCGGCTTCGCGCCGCTCGTCCCCGCGCACGAGTCCATGTGCATCCCGATCCCCGACGGGGTCTCGTACGAGCAGGCCGTGCTCGCCGACCCGTTCTCGGTCTCCCTCCACGGCATCCTGAAGCGCCCGCCGCAGCCGGGTGCGACCGCGCTCGTCTACGGCTGTGGCACGCTCGGGCTCCTCGCGATCGCCATCCTGCGCCACGTGCACCCGGACGTTCGCGTGTTCGCGGTCGCGCGCTTCGAGCACCAGCGCCGGATCGCCGAGCGCTTCGGCGCGCACGTCGTGCTCCCGCACGAACCGGTCCGGGAGCTCATCGAGCGCATCGCGAGCGAAACCGGCGCGCAGGTGCTGAAGCCGTGGTTCGGCCTGCCATGGCTCTACGGCGGCGGCATCGACGTGATCTACGACACGGTCGGCTTCCCCGAAACGGTCGAGGCCGGCGTACGGATCGCGGATTCGCGCGGGGCGATCGTCATCACGGGCGTCGAAGCCCCGAAGCGCTTCGAGTGGACGCCGCTCTACTTCAAGGAGATCGCCGTCATCGGGTCGAACGCCTTCGGCGTCGAGGAGTTCGAGGGCCGCCGCCGGCACGCCATGGAGATCTACCTGGAGCTCGTGAAGAGCGGCCGCATCGACGTGACACCCATCCTCACGCACCGCTTCCGGCTCGACGACTATCGCGACGCCTTCCTCGCATGTGGCGAGCAGCGAGAATCGGGGGCGATCAAGGTCCTGTTCGACTTCGACGGCAATGGGCGACCGGGGGCGAGTCGCCACTGA
- the selA gene encoding L-seryl-tRNA(Sec) selenium transferase yields the protein MAGGTNPLRAIPSVERLLRHPDAVALVARCRRERVVEALRMALADTRRALADGGVLPSDAALVAAATAFLDAGTAPRPTRVVNATGVVLHTNLGRALLADDAIAAMADAARGAMNLELDLITGRRGDRDALLADDLCALTGAEAGLVVNNNAAAVLLAIAALAGGREVVVSRGELVEIGGSFRMPEVMAVSGARLREVGTTNRTHADDYRKAIGLETGLLVKIHTSNYRIVGFTADVELRDLVTIGRAHGVPVLDDLGSGALVDLAILGLPSEPVVRDRVGAGADLVSFSGDKLLGGPQAGIVVGRRDLVERLAAHPLRRALRSDKIRLAALAATLRLYRNAPDLPAALPTLRWLTRPLAEMDTVGRAVAPHLAARLGEGYRVTVVDSEAEVGSGAAPTATLPSRALAVEHPDLSPDDVAARFRQATPPVIGRVHRGRFLLDLRGVFSPDDLAVTFA from the coding sequence GTGGCCGGAGGAACGAACCCGCTGCGCGCGATCCCGTCGGTCGAACGGCTCCTGCGCCATCCGGACGCCGTCGCTCTGGTGGCGCGCTGCCGGCGCGAGCGCGTGGTCGAGGCCCTGCGGATGGCGCTCGCCGACACGCGGCGGGCCCTCGCCGACGGAGGCGTGCTGCCGTCCGACGCCGCGCTCGTCGCCGCCGCGACCGCGTTCCTCGACGCCGGCACGGCACCCCGCCCGACCCGCGTCGTCAATGCGACCGGCGTCGTCCTGCACACGAACCTCGGGCGCGCCCTCCTCGCCGACGACGCGATCGCGGCGATGGCCGACGCCGCACGCGGCGCCATGAACCTGGAGCTCGACCTGATCACCGGGCGGCGCGGCGATCGCGACGCGCTCCTCGCGGACGACCTGTGCGCGCTCACGGGAGCCGAGGCCGGGCTGGTCGTCAACAACAACGCCGCCGCCGTCCTGCTCGCGATCGCGGCGCTCGCGGGCGGTCGCGAGGTCGTGGTGTCGCGCGGCGAGCTGGTCGAGATCGGCGGCAGCTTCCGGATGCCCGAGGTGATGGCCGTGAGCGGCGCCCGGCTGCGCGAGGTGGGGACGACGAATCGCACCCATGCCGACGACTACCGCAAGGCGATCGGCCTGGAGACCGGCCTGCTCGTCAAGATCCACACGAGCAACTATCGGATCGTCGGCTTCACGGCGGACGTCGAGCTGCGAGACCTCGTCACAATCGGCCGGGCGCACGGCGTTCCCGTCCTCGACGATCTCGGGAGCGGCGCCCTCGTCGACCTCGCCATCCTCGGACTCCCGTCCGAGCCCGTCGTGCGCGACCGCGTCGGCGCCGGCGCCGACCTCGTGTCGTTCAGCGGCGACAAGCTCCTTGGTGGGCCGCAGGCGGGCATCGTCGTCGGCCGGCGCGATCTCGTCGAACGGCTCGCGGCGCACCCGCTTCGCCGTGCGCTCCGATCCGACAAGATCCGCCTGGCGGCGCTCGCCGCGACGCTGCGCCTGTATCGCAACGCACCCGATCTGCCCGCCGCGCTGCCGACGCTGCGCTGGCTCACACGGCCGCTCGCCGAGATGGACACGGTCGGCCGCGCCGTCGCGCCACACCTCGCCGCGCGACTCGGCGAGGGCTATCGCGTGACCGTCGTCGATTCCGAGGCCGAGGTCGGCAGCGGCGCGGCGCCGACGGCGACGCTTCCCAGCCGGGCGCTCGCGGTCGAGCATCCCGACCTCTCGCCCGACGACGTGGCGGCCCGCTTCCGCCAGGCGACTCCACCCGTGATCGGTCGCGTGCATCGCGGGCGCTTCCTGCTGGACCTCCGCGGCGTGTTCTCGCCGGACGATCTCGCCGTCACGTTCGCTTGA